A window of the Verminephrobacter eiseniae EF01-2 genome harbors these coding sequences:
- the corA gene encoding magnesium/cobalt transporter CorA has protein sequence MLNIFTLVNGRLFQEEIESLEELTRFQPIWVDLQAPTVEEKRWIEQHYNLSIPDNAMDDDIEESARFYEEDNGEMHIRSDFLIDDDADPRSVRVAFILNQHNAQLKSQGVLFSIHDEDVPVFRLLRMRARRAPGLIEDAKEVLLKLFDADAEYSADTLENIYDELEKASRQVLAGGVTDALAGAVLAAIARQEDLNGRIRRNVMDTRRAVSFMMRSKMLNAGQFEQARQILRDIESLDNHTAFLFEKINFLMAATVGFININQNKIIKIFSVASVALLPPTLIASVYGMNFKFMPELDWVLGYPYAVLLMLLSALGPMWYFRRRGWLK, from the coding sequence ATGCTCAATATCTTCACGCTCGTCAATGGCCGGCTGTTCCAGGAAGAAATCGAATCCCTGGAAGAACTGACCCGCTTCCAGCCGATCTGGGTCGACCTGCAAGCCCCTACCGTTGAAGAAAAACGCTGGATCGAGCAGCACTACAACTTGTCGATCCCCGACAACGCGATGGACGATGACATCGAGGAGTCCGCCCGCTTCTACGAAGAAGACAACGGCGAGATGCACATCCGCAGCGACTTCCTGATCGACGACGATGCAGACCCGCGCTCGGTGCGGGTGGCCTTCATCCTGAACCAGCACAACGCCCAGTTGAAAAGCCAGGGCGTGTTGTTTTCGATCCACGACGAGGATGTGCCCGTGTTTCGCCTGCTGCGCATGCGCGCGCGCCGCGCACCCGGCCTGATCGAGGATGCCAAGGAGGTGCTGCTCAAGCTGTTCGATGCCGACGCCGAGTATTCGGCCGACACGCTGGAGAACATCTACGACGAGTTGGAAAAAGCCAGCCGGCAGGTGCTGGCCGGCGGCGTGACCGACGCCCTCGCCGGCGCAGTGCTGGCCGCCATTGCCCGCCAGGAAGACCTGAACGGTCGCATCCGGCGCAACGTGATGGACACCCGCCGCGCCGTCAGTTTCATGATGCGCAGCAAGATGCTCAATGCCGGGCAGTTCGAGCAAGCGCGACAAATCCTGCGTGACATCGAGTCGCTGGACAACCACACGGCCTTCCTGTTCGAGAAGATCAACTTCCTGATGGCCGCCACGGTCGGTTTCATCAACATCAACCAGAACAAGATCATCAAGATCTTCTCGGTAGCCAGCGTCGCGCTGCTGCCCCCCACGCTGATCGCCAGCGTGTACGGCATGAATTTCAAGTTCATGCCCGAACTCGATTGGGTGCTGGGCTACCCCTATGCCGTGCTGCTGATGCTGCTCAGCGCACTCGGCCCGATGTGGTACTTTCGCCGGCGCGGTTGGTTGAAGTGA